A stretch of the Marivirga tractuosa DSM 4126 genome encodes the following:
- the paaN gene encoding phenylacetic acid degradation protein PaaN, with the protein MSLYEKHKDTLKKAIDAVHDRSFYAQYPEHPSPKIYGETADKDGQDKFKASLDKKFEDLLQADPEAWVGQEESPYLQKPLGILYPSFSAETLIDRSQKAWTQWRNTPIDDRAAILVESLDRFKERFFENAYATMHTTGQGYMMAFQASGPHAADRAMEAVAFGYDELKRFPEKKFWDKPMGKFNVQLNKSWKPMPKGLSMVVGCSTFPTWNSVPGLYASLITGNPCIVKPHPGAILPMAIVVSEIQKVLKENGIDPNVCQLAPDTYDKMITKDLAENKAIKLIDYTGSSAFGSYLEGLEGKTVFTEKTGVNSVILDSAENIDKVAQNLAFSVCLYSGQMCTCPQNFFIPEDGINTPDGKVSFDDFAEKLVANINGLVDNPKAGPFVLGAIQNPNTLSHTEEAKKLGGKVWLESRAIANPMFEKARTATPIVVEMPASDEEKFTKELFGPVVLLIKTKDTNQSVDLASSLAEIHGAISCAAYTTDNTIKNLIMDKMGMAATSVSFNLTGAIHVNQNAGFSDFHVTGGNPAGNASLTNPEYVIKRFTWVGFREPAEG; encoded by the coding sequence ATGAGTTTATACGAAAAGCACAAAGACACATTAAAAAAGGCAATAGATGCTGTTCATGATCGCTCTTTCTATGCACAATATCCTGAACATCCATCTCCTAAGATTTACGGAGAAACTGCAGATAAAGATGGTCAGGACAAATTCAAGGCAAGTTTAGATAAGAAATTTGAAGATTTATTGCAAGCTGATCCAGAAGCTTGGGTGGGTCAAGAAGAATCTCCTTATTTACAAAAACCATTGGGAATTTTATATCCTTCTTTTAGCGCTGAAACTTTGATTGACAGAAGCCAAAAAGCTTGGACACAATGGAGAAACACTCCTATTGATGACAGGGCGGCTATATTGGTGGAAAGCTTGGATAGATTCAAAGAACGCTTCTTTGAAAATGCTTATGCCACAATGCACACAACTGGTCAGGGTTATATGATGGCATTTCAAGCATCAGGACCACATGCAGCTGACCGTGCGATGGAAGCTGTTGCATTTGGTTATGATGAATTGAAAAGATTCCCTGAAAAGAAATTCTGGGATAAGCCAATGGGTAAATTCAATGTGCAGTTGAATAAAAGCTGGAAACCAATGCCAAAAGGATTGAGCATGGTGGTAGGATGTAGCACCTTCCCTACTTGGAATTCAGTTCCAGGATTATATGCTTCCTTAATAACAGGTAATCCTTGTATCGTAAAGCCACATCCAGGTGCAATCTTGCCAATGGCGATAGTGGTTTCAGAAATCCAGAAAGTGTTAAAGGAAAACGGAATTGACCCAAATGTGTGTCAATTGGCTCCCGATACTTATGATAAAATGATCACTAAAGATTTAGCAGAAAATAAAGCCATTAAATTAATTGATTACACTGGCAGCTCTGCATTCGGAAGCTATTTGGAAGGATTAGAAGGTAAAACAGTCTTCACCGAGAAAACCGGTGTAAATTCAGTGATTTTAGATTCCGCTGAAAATATTGACAAAGTCGCTCAGAATTTGGCCTTTTCAGTTTGTTTGTATTCTGGTCAGATGTGTACTTGTCCACAAAACTTCTTTATTCCTGAAGATGGCATCAACACTCCTGATGGAAAAGTAAGCTTTGATGATTTTGCAGAAAAACTAGTTGCAAACATCAACGGTTTAGTAGACAACCCTAAAGCAGGACCATTTGTATTAGGTGCAATTCAAAATCCAAATACATTAAGTCATACTGAAGAAGCTAAAAAACTAGGAGGCAAGGTTTGGTTAGAAAGCAGAGCCATTGCAAATCCGATGTTTGAAAAGGCAAGAACTGCAACACCAATCGTTGTAGAAATGCCGGCTTCTGATGAAGAAAAATTCACTAAAGAATTATTTGGCCCAGTAGTTTTACTAATCAAAACTAAAGACACAAATCAATCAGTGGATTTAGCTTCAAGTTTAGCCGAAATCCATGGTGCAATCTCTTGTGCAGCCTATACAACTGATAACACCATAAAAAATCTGATCATGGACAAAATGGGAATGGCGGCCACTTCAGTTAGCTTTAATTTAACAGGTGCTATTCATGTCAATCAGAATGCCGGTTTCTCTGATTTCCATGTAACAGGTGGAAATCCAGCTGGAAATGCTTCTTTGACTAACCCTGAATATGTGATCAAAAGATTTACTTGGGTAGGGTTTAGAGAGCCTGCTGAAGGTTAA
- a CDS encoding response regulator, protein MDTLNILLVEDNESDILITQEILNQRSGLTILNSVTSAEEAILYLSKRGPFLFAEKPEVILLDLNLPKSDGFAVLVEVKSTTELMDIPVIILTSSSCDYDKEFAMKNGADLYLEKPLELHVMDQFLTERKANEDILLLNANHHKDFFCRPLS, encoded by the coding sequence ATGGATACATTAAACATTTTACTTGTAGAGGACAATGAATCCGACATCCTCATTACCCAGGAAATATTAAACCAAAGAAGCGGTTTAACCATCCTCAATTCAGTAACTTCAGCTGAAGAAGCCATTCTGTATTTGAGCAAAAGAGGCCCATTTTTATTTGCAGAAAAGCCAGAGGTAATTCTTTTAGATTTAAACTTACCCAAGAGCGATGGCTTTGCCGTATTGGTGGAAGTCAAAAGCACTACGGAATTAATGGATATCCCAGTGATTATCTTAACTTCTTCCAGCTGTGATTACGATAAAGAATTTGCGATGAAAAATGGTGCTGATCTTTATTTAGAAAAACCATTGGAACTACATGTCATGGATCAATTTTTGACCGAGCGGAAAGCTAATGAGGATATTCTACTACTAAACGCAAATCACCATAAGGATTTTTTTTGTAGACCACTAAGTTAA
- a CDS encoding Dabb family protein: MKKISYFLFQVSIGLLMISCAEPKKKQMPETGSMLQHNVYFYLNDSISNSDRKEFEKGLQKLLSIDAIHKSEVGLTADTKPREVTDHDFDYSLFIWFKSKDNYEIYAEHPDHMEFIENYQSLWEAVKVYDSQIIKPNFD, encoded by the coding sequence ATGAAGAAGATATCTTATTTTTTATTTCAGGTTTCGATTGGCTTGTTGATGATTTCTTGTGCTGAACCTAAAAAGAAGCAAATGCCAGAAACCGGAAGTATGCTTCAACATAATGTCTATTTTTATTTAAATGATAGTATTTCCAATTCAGATCGGAAAGAGTTCGAAAAAGGACTTCAAAAGCTCCTTTCAATTGATGCTATTCATAAATCGGAAGTAGGCCTAACAGCTGATACTAAACCGCGAGAAGTCACGGATCATGACTTTGATTATTCTCTTTTCATTTGGTTCAAATCAAAGGATAATTACGAGATATATGCCGAGCATCCAGATCACATGGAATTTATAGAAAACTACCAAAGCTTATGGGAAGCAGTCAAAGTTTATGATTCCCAAATCATAAAGCCAAATTTTGATTAA